From Streptomyces sp. TLI_105, the proteins below share one genomic window:
- a CDS encoding acyltransferase, with translation MSIESLTRADTAASPGTGKGVPGGTPAGGARPAEAAAPRVSRLPTLTGLRFPAALLVFTFHAVLPFASIRIFADSGVERGIYHSLSMVAGLTMPFWFMLSGFILIWSAREGDTAKAFWRRRFAKIVPPYLVGWILALVLVNGVDGAPTTPTQGVLSLFMLQSWVPDVPTNFAVNNVSWSLSAEAFFYAAFPALFLVLKKIPAHRLKYWIGGVIAAIAATPLVTYAIIPVGTAVVPNEPGQSANYFWFAYVLPAGRLLDFALGMLVGRAVVLGRWRNIGMAWSGLLLAVTYVVGLYVPWLWGIRLVCVIPAALLIAAGAIADNEDRFTLFRNRTMVWLGEISFAFYLVHFTVLEYTRHLLGDQLYDTPTALGILLGELGVSVLLAWALYSWVEVPLTRRWSRSRKDREAAEAAKAAKAAAAAKVAASRAAAATGQTAEIEHAAAPTAPVSAATAPVSVGFDGRKEL, from the coding sequence GTGAGCATCGAGAGCCTCACAAGAGCGGACACCGCCGCGTCCCCCGGTACCGGAAAGGGCGTCCCCGGCGGCACCCCGGCCGGCGGCGCACGTCCCGCGGAGGCGGCAGCGCCCCGCGTGAGCCGGCTGCCCACGCTGACCGGTCTGCGCTTCCCGGCCGCACTGCTGGTGTTCACCTTCCACGCGGTCCTGCCCTTCGCCAGCATCCGGATCTTCGCCGACTCCGGCGTGGAGCGCGGGATCTACCACTCCCTCAGCATGGTCGCGGGCCTCACCATGCCGTTCTGGTTCATGCTGAGCGGCTTCATCCTGATCTGGTCCGCCCGCGAGGGCGACACCGCCAAGGCGTTCTGGCGCCGCCGCTTCGCCAAGATCGTCCCGCCGTACCTCGTGGGGTGGATCCTCGCCCTGGTTCTCGTCAACGGTGTCGACGGCGCCCCCACCACCCCGACGCAGGGCGTCCTCAGCCTCTTCATGCTGCAGTCCTGGGTGCCGGACGTGCCCACCAACTTCGCCGTCAACAACGTGAGTTGGTCCCTCTCGGCCGAGGCGTTCTTCTACGCCGCCTTCCCGGCCCTGTTCCTGGTCCTCAAGAAGATCCCCGCGCACCGGCTCAAGTACTGGATCGGCGGCGTCATCGCCGCCATCGCCGCGACCCCGCTGGTCACGTACGCGATCATCCCCGTCGGTACCGCGGTCGTCCCCAACGAGCCCGGCCAGTCCGCCAACTACTTCTGGTTCGCCTACGTCCTGCCGGCCGGCCGGCTCCTCGACTTCGCGCTCGGCATGCTCGTCGGCCGCGCCGTCGTCCTCGGCCGCTGGCGCAACATCGGCATGGCCTGGTCGGGCCTGCTGCTCGCCGTCACCTACGTCGTCGGCCTGTACGTGCCGTGGCTCTGGGGCATCCGCCTGGTCTGCGTCATCCCGGCCGCCCTGCTGATCGCCGCCGGCGCCATCGCCGACAACGAGGACCGGTTCACGCTCTTCCGCAACCGGACGATGGTCTGGCTCGGCGAGATCTCCTTCGCCTTCTACCTGGTCCACTTCACGGTCCTGGAGTACACCCGCCACCTCCTCGGCGACCAGCTCTACGACACCCCCACCGCCCTGGGCATCCTCCTCGGCGAGCTCGGCGTCTCCGTCCTCCTCGCCTGGGCGCTGTACTCCTGGGTGGAGGTCCCGCTCACCCGCCGCTGGTCGCGCTCCCGCAAGGACCGGGAGGCCGCCGAGGCGGCGAAGGCCGCCAAGGCCGCGGCCGCCGCGAAGGTCGCCGCGTCGCGGGCCGCCGCCGCGACCGGACAGACCGCCGAGATCGAGCACGCTGCCGCCCCGACCGCTCCCGTGTCCGCCGCGACCGCTCCCGTGTCCGTCGGGTTCGACGGGAGGAAGGAGCTGTGA
- a CDS encoding PDR/VanB family oxidoreductase — protein MSTTEENPFDLLVRRMTWEADDVLSVELVSPDGKPLPDWAPGAHIDLHAGDQIRQYSLCGDPADTTYYRIAVLRSPESRGGSSFVHEELRPGATVTVRGPRNHFALADADAYVFVAGGIGVTPLLTQAREAGVRGKPWQLWYAGRSRSTMAFGEELTALAAHSGTVELHPKDERGRMDLRQVLGQLPEGAHVYCCGPQALMDGALEVCAELGIADRLHVERFAGVAVPAPEGGESSFEVECVRSGQTVTVGPDESIVDVLDDAGIYVDASCREGVCGTCETGVLDGVPDHRDSLLSPAEQEAGDVMMICVSRCASKRLVLDI, from the coding sequence ATGAGCACCACCGAGGAGAACCCGTTCGACCTGCTGGTACGCCGGATGACGTGGGAGGCCGACGACGTCCTGTCCGTCGAACTGGTGAGCCCCGACGGCAAACCGCTCCCGGACTGGGCGCCGGGCGCGCACATCGACCTGCACGCGGGTGACCAGATCCGGCAGTACAGCCTCTGCGGTGACCCCGCGGACACCACGTACTACCGCATCGCGGTCCTCAGGTCCCCCGAGTCGCGCGGCGGTTCCTCCTTCGTCCACGAGGAGCTGCGGCCCGGCGCGACCGTCACCGTGCGCGGCCCCCGCAACCACTTCGCGCTCGCCGACGCCGACGCGTACGTGTTCGTCGCCGGCGGCATCGGCGTCACCCCGCTGCTCACCCAGGCCCGCGAGGCCGGAGTGCGCGGCAAGCCCTGGCAGCTCTGGTACGCCGGCCGGTCCCGCTCCACGATGGCCTTCGGCGAGGAGCTCACCGCCCTCGCCGCACACAGCGGCACCGTGGAGCTGCACCCCAAGGACGAGCGCGGCCGCATGGACCTCCGACAGGTCCTCGGGCAGCTCCCCGAGGGCGCCCACGTCTACTGCTGCGGCCCGCAGGCCCTGATGGACGGCGCCCTGGAGGTCTGCGCGGAGCTCGGGATCGCCGACCGGCTGCACGTCGAGCGCTTCGCCGGCGTCGCCGTCCCGGCCCCCGAGGGCGGCGAGAGCTCCTTCGAGGTCGAGTGCGTCCGCTCCGGGCAGACCGTCACCGTCGGCCCCGACGAGTCGATCGTCGACGTCCTCGACGACGCCGGGATCTACGTGGACGCCTCCTGCCGCGAGGGCGTCTGCGGCACCTGTGAGACCGGTGTCCTCGACGGAGTCCCGGACCACCGGGACTCCCTGCTCAGCCCGGCGGAGCAGGAGGCCGGCGACGTGATGATGATCTGCGTCTCGCGATGCGCCTCGAAGCGCCTGGTCCTCGACATCTGA
- a CDS encoding AMP-binding protein, protein MTTEVEEAPVEPAPRIVDGVVLTRETMPVVEITSPMPDGREAREALYYQRGWWRKETFLDDLRRQARLRPHKLAVAARRIKEARTDTLDYIELRQLTDRFAGGLVELGVKPGDFVAVQLPNRWEMVPLLYACLRVGAVICPIDPTTPEEPLRHRLGLTEARVIVTMSDWEGNPVGETANRLRQELPSLEHVVIVDGTTPEGCLDFRRHFIDTLWEDVHSDLSGRERGPDEPFVVLFTSGTTGESKGVLHSQNTVHSAIRGYVDTFLLDEHLVAAVTTPLVHYSGFGQGILASVMLGGTIAFQDRRRNDALLDLVQKYGATLLYGPPPTLFDIAQSQRDEPRDVHTLRHVVTGSAQVLQPLVDDLREMLGARTYSLWGMSENGPVTITKLDYNQDWAAHSNGRPIDSMEIRIDKCINPTERAPVGRLRVRGASQALGYYRRDAEYDALIMDDGWFDTGDVARDDGRGGIRILCRASDAIKRDGMVVPLAEIESTINRHPKVVETTLLGPAGRVEDPILAVVVPSGDEHLTLEELRAYLRETELDERFLPDRLEIIDALPKTLTGKVRKKVLRELYGEA, encoded by the coding sequence GTGACCACCGAGGTCGAGGAGGCGCCGGTCGAACCGGCGCCGCGGATCGTGGACGGAGTCGTCCTCACCCGCGAGACGATGCCCGTCGTCGAGATCACCAGCCCCATGCCGGACGGCCGCGAGGCCCGCGAGGCGCTCTACTACCAGCGCGGCTGGTGGCGCAAGGAGACCTTCCTCGACGACCTGCGCCGCCAGGCCCGGCTGCGCCCCCACAAGCTGGCCGTGGCCGCCCGCCGCATCAAGGAGGCCCGCACCGACACCCTCGACTACATCGAGCTGAGGCAGCTCACCGACCGGTTCGCCGGCGGTCTGGTCGAACTGGGCGTCAAGCCGGGCGACTTCGTCGCCGTCCAGCTCCCCAACCGGTGGGAGATGGTGCCGCTGCTGTACGCGTGCCTGCGCGTCGGCGCCGTCATCTGCCCGATCGACCCGACCACGCCGGAGGAGCCGCTGCGCCACCGGCTCGGCCTCACCGAGGCCCGCGTGATCGTGACGATGTCGGACTGGGAGGGCAACCCGGTCGGCGAGACGGCGAACCGGCTGCGGCAGGAACTCCCCAGCCTGGAGCACGTGGTGATCGTCGACGGCACCACCCCCGAGGGGTGCCTCGATTTCCGCCGCCACTTCATCGACACCCTCTGGGAGGACGTGCACAGCGACCTCTCCGGGCGCGAGCGCGGCCCCGACGAGCCGTTCGTGGTGCTCTTCACCTCCGGCACCACCGGCGAGTCGAAGGGCGTGCTGCACAGCCAGAACACGGTCCACTCGGCCATCCGCGGCTACGTCGACACCTTCCTCCTCGACGAGCACCTGGTCGCCGCCGTGACCACCCCGCTGGTCCACTACTCCGGCTTCGGCCAGGGCATCCTCGCCAGCGTCATGCTCGGCGGCACGATCGCCTTCCAGGACCGCCGGAGGAACGACGCGCTGCTCGACCTCGTGCAGAAGTACGGGGCGACCCTGCTGTACGGTCCCCCGCCGACGCTCTTCGACATCGCCCAGTCGCAGCGGGACGAGCCGCGCGACGTGCACACCCTGCGGCACGTCGTCACCGGCTCGGCGCAGGTCCTCCAGCCGCTGGTGGACGACCTCCGCGAGATGCTCGGCGCCCGCACGTACTCGCTGTGGGGCATGTCCGAGAACGGCCCGGTCACCATCACCAAGCTGGACTACAACCAGGACTGGGCGGCGCACAGCAACGGCCGGCCGATCGACTCGATGGAGATCCGGATCGACAAGTGCATCAACCCGACCGAGCGGGCCCCCGTCGGCCGGCTCCGGGTGCGCGGCGCGTCCCAGGCGCTCGGCTACTACAGGCGGGACGCGGAGTACGACGCGCTGATCATGGACGACGGCTGGTTCGACACCGGTGACGTGGCCCGCGACGACGGCCGCGGCGGCATCCGCATCCTGTGCCGGGCGAGCGACGCCATCAAGCGCGACGGCATGGTCGTGCCGCTGGCCGAGATCGAGTCGACGATCAACCGGCACCCGAAGGTCGTCGAGACCACCCTCCTCGGCCCCGCGGGCCGGGTCGAGGACCCGATCCTGGCGGTCGTCGTCCCCTCCGGCGACGAGCACCTGACGCTGGAGGAGCTGCGCGCCTACCTCCGGGAGACGGAGCTCGACGAGCGGTTCCTGCCGGACCGCCTGGAGATCATCGACGCCCTGCCCAAGACCCTCACCGGCAAGGTCCGGAAGAAGGTCCTCCGCGAACTGTACGGCGAGGCGTGA
- a CDS encoding pyridoxal phosphate-dependent aminotransferase, producing MPEANQVTMSATLAADEAIARRRAAGESVLSMASGEIGLPVHPGLRARLAEAAELGSYGPVAGSPELREAAAGYWDRRGIATTADQVVCGPGSKPMLFGLLLAVGGDVVIPTPSWVSYAAQAGLIGVRHFPVPTLPGQGGVPDPDRLRETVTAARAAGHDPRSVIVTLPDNPTGTIAAPETVRRLAEAARELDLVVISDEIYCDLVYDPVATPAVSPAVFAPERTVVTTGLTKNLAIGGWRTGVARLPAGETGQRLRERLVGVASQIWSSPAAPVQAAAAYAFAEPDEIVEHIAASRRLHETVTRAMAERFAAAGAVLEPVVATCYLYPDFEPLRAHLAEAHGVRTGADLAALLVERYGVGLLPASAFGETEESLRLRVATSRLYGDTEERCQAALHAEDPLALDWIRASLDRVEEVLADLTAGAAVPSPV from the coding sequence GTGCCCGAAGCCAACCAGGTCACCATGTCGGCGACGCTCGCCGCCGACGAGGCCATCGCCCGCCGCCGCGCGGCCGGCGAGTCCGTCCTCTCCATGGCGAGCGGCGAGATCGGCCTGCCGGTCCACCCCGGTCTGCGGGCCCGGCTCGCCGAGGCCGCGGAGCTCGGCTCGTACGGCCCCGTCGCCGGCAGCCCCGAACTCCGCGAGGCCGCCGCCGGCTACTGGGACCGGCGCGGCATCGCCACCACCGCGGACCAGGTCGTGTGCGGCCCCGGGAGCAAGCCGATGCTCTTCGGCCTGCTCCTGGCGGTCGGCGGCGACGTCGTCATCCCCACGCCCAGCTGGGTCAGTTACGCGGCGCAGGCCGGTCTCATCGGCGTCCGCCACTTCCCCGTCCCGACCCTGCCGGGCCAGGGCGGGGTGCCCGACCCCGACCGGCTGCGCGAGACGGTCACCGCCGCCCGCGCCGCCGGCCACGACCCGCGCTCCGTCATCGTCACCCTGCCGGACAACCCGACCGGGACGATCGCCGCCCCCGAGACCGTACGGCGGCTCGCGGAGGCGGCCCGGGAGCTGGACCTCGTCGTCATCTCCGACGAGATCTACTGCGACCTCGTGTACGACCCGGTGGCGACGCCCGCCGTCTCCCCGGCGGTCTTCGCCCCCGAGCGGACCGTCGTCACCACCGGCCTCACCAAGAACCTCGCGATCGGCGGCTGGCGGACCGGCGTGGCCCGGCTGCCGGCCGGCGAGACCGGGCAGCGGCTGCGGGAGCGGCTGGTGGGCGTGGCCAGCCAGATCTGGTCCAGCCCCGCCGCCCCCGTGCAGGCCGCCGCCGCGTACGCCTTCGCCGAGCCCGACGAGATCGTGGAGCACATCGCCGCGAGCCGCCGCCTCCACGAGACGGTGACCCGCGCGATGGCCGAGCGGTTCGCCGCCGCCGGCGCGGTCCTGGAGCCGGTCGTGGCGACCTGCTACCTGTACCCGGACTTCGAGCCGCTCCGCGCCCACCTGGCCGAGGCCCACGGGGTGCGCACCGGAGCCGACCTCGCCGCCCTGCTCGTCGAGCGGTACGGCGTGGGGCTGCTGCCCGCGAGCGCCTTCGGCGAGACGGAGGAGTCGCTGCGACTGCGGGTGGCCACCAGCCGCCTGTACGGCGACACCGAGGAGCGCTGCCAGGCGGCCCTGCACGCCGAGGACCCGCTCGCGCTCGACTGGATCCGCGCCTCCCTCGACCGGGTCGAGGAGGTCCTCGCGGACCTCACGGCGGGCGCCGCCGTGCCCAGCCCCGTCTGA
- a CDS encoding alpha-ketoacid dehydrogenase subunit beta: protein MTTLTVAPATDGVRPATRTLPLGRAVNEALRAAMEQDPKVLVMGEDVGRLGGVFRITDGLQKDFGESRVMDTPLAESGIVGTAIGLALRGYRPVVEIQFDGFVFPGYDQIVTQLAKMHARSLGRIKLPVVIRIPYGGGIGAVEHHSESPEALFAHVAGLRIVSPSNASDAYWMLRQAIASDDPVIFFEPKRRYYEKGEVDTETAPGDPHRAHVVREGRDATLLAYGPTVKTCLDSAAEAEREGHSLEVVDLRSVSPIDFDTIQASVEKTGRLVVVHEAPVFFGSGAEIAARITERCFHHLEAPVLRVGGYHAPYPPARLEDEYLPGLDRVLDAVDRSLAY, encoded by the coding sequence ATGACGACCCTCACGGTCGCGCCCGCGACGGACGGGGTGCGCCCCGCGACGCGGACGCTGCCCCTGGGCCGGGCCGTCAACGAGGCGCTGCGCGCCGCCATGGAGCAGGATCCCAAGGTCCTGGTCATGGGCGAGGACGTCGGCCGGCTCGGCGGCGTCTTCCGGATCACCGACGGCCTGCAGAAGGACTTCGGCGAGAGCCGGGTGATGGACACCCCGCTCGCCGAGTCCGGCATCGTCGGCACCGCCATCGGCCTGGCCCTGCGCGGCTACCGGCCGGTGGTGGAGATCCAGTTCGACGGCTTCGTCTTCCCCGGGTACGACCAGATCGTCACCCAGCTCGCGAAGATGCACGCCCGCTCGCTGGGCCGGATCAAGCTGCCCGTCGTCATCCGGATCCCGTACGGCGGCGGCATCGGCGCGGTCGAGCACCACTCGGAGTCCCCCGAGGCCCTCTTCGCGCACGTCGCCGGCCTCCGGATCGTGTCCCCGTCGAACGCCTCCGACGCGTACTGGATGCTGCGGCAGGCGATCGCGTCCGACGACCCGGTCATCTTCTTCGAGCCCAAGCGTCGCTACTACGAGAAGGGCGAGGTCGACACGGAGACCGCCCCCGGCGACCCGCACCGCGCCCACGTGGTCCGCGAGGGCCGGGACGCCACGCTCCTCGCGTACGGGCCGACGGTGAAGACCTGCCTGGACAGCGCCGCCGAGGCGGAGCGCGAGGGCCACAGCCTGGAGGTGGTCGACCTGCGGTCGGTCTCCCCGATCGACTTCGACACCATCCAGGCGTCGGTCGAGAAGACCGGCCGGCTCGTCGTCGTCCACGAGGCTCCCGTCTTCTTCGGCTCCGGCGCGGAGATCGCCGCCCGGATCACCGAGCGCTGCTTCCACCACCTGGAGGCCCCGGTGCTCCGGGTCGGCGGCTACCACGCGCCGTACCCGCCGGCGCGCCTGGAGGACGAGTACCTGCCCGGCCTGGACCGCGTGCTCGACGCCGTCGACCGCTCGCTGGCGTACTGA
- a CDS encoding fumarylacetoacetate (FAA) hydrolase encodes MSISILFEAEYKGERYAGFEKPAAGDPLTLFPVADGRLQAEFIAASSPEAVIASVTGEGGQIIVATDDPELRFLPPLLPGSGNALLSGFMRTHKSKYEDEPTDETEFVAPNWFFKGFGSWIRMPEEALVVPEKAVALIEEPEVALVYVNDDNGDPHYVGYTFGNDLCDIGLHRLNPGWNPYCKLSDTSLSPFVFLGPPPTTVTGRVTIERDGVSAWEGDFDCGESALYFKVRDMMDNLFTYPAIRRPGMVNYVLLGADEASFHDGFRIADGDRVVIDVKSHDVSFANSIRFGREADRAGRAAETIETTETAEVIEVVEAAA; translated from the coding sequence ATGTCCATCTCCATCCTGTTCGAAGCCGAGTACAAGGGCGAGCGGTACGCGGGGTTCGAGAAGCCGGCCGCCGGTGACCCGCTGACGCTCTTCCCGGTCGCCGACGGCCGGCTCCAGGCGGAGTTCATCGCCGCCTCGTCGCCCGAGGCCGTCATCGCCTCCGTCACCGGCGAGGGCGGGCAGATCATCGTCGCCACCGACGACCCCGAGCTGCGCTTCCTGCCGCCGCTGCTCCCCGGCTCCGGGAACGCGCTGCTGAGCGGCTTCATGCGCACCCACAAGTCCAAGTACGAGGACGAGCCCACCGACGAGACCGAGTTCGTCGCGCCCAACTGGTTCTTCAAGGGCTTCGGCTCCTGGATCCGGATGCCCGAGGAGGCCCTCGTCGTCCCGGAGAAGGCCGTCGCGCTGATCGAGGAGCCCGAGGTCGCCCTTGTGTACGTCAACGACGACAACGGCGACCCGCACTACGTCGGCTACACCTTCGGCAACGACCTGTGCGACATCGGCCTGCACCGGCTGAACCCGGGCTGGAACCCGTACTGCAAGCTCAGCGACACCTCCCTCTCGCCCTTCGTCTTCCTCGGCCCCCCGCCGACCACCGTCACCGGCCGCGTCACCATCGAGCGCGACGGCGTGTCCGCCTGGGAGGGCGACTTCGACTGCGGCGAGAGCGCCCTCTACTTCAAGGTCCGGGACATGATGGACAACCTCTTCACCTACCCGGCGATCCGCCGCCCCGGGATGGTCAACTACGTCCTCCTCGGCGCCGACGAGGCCAGCTTCCACGACGGCTTCCGCATCGCCGACGGCGACCGCGTGGTCATCGACGTCAAGAGCCACGACGTGAGCTTCGCCAACTCCATCCGGTTCGGCAGGGAGGCCGACCGCGCCGGCCGTGCCGCGGAGACCATCGAGACCACCGAGACCGCCGAGGTCATCGAGGTCGTCGAGGCCGCGGCGTAG
- a CDS encoding Glu/Leu/Phe/Val dehydrogenase dimerization domain-containing protein, translating to MSSPNGNPITDDPQDPAFVVSLNGSQGSLKGWVVVDSLYDGLAMGGTRMTPGVTQEEVAGLARDMTHKFTLAGLPIGGAKAGIVDDGSDREETFRTFGRTVKPLLHGGIHLGIDMGVTPPDRAVFFEEAGYDPRYRLGAPDMPIDWRTYYEPLIDCTGHGVGVAAITALEASGRKGPARVVVQGFGAVGRAVAHFLEERGHTVVGVADVQGTISADRLPVADLVAITDEFGRIDRSRLPQGVTVSNEQDAWLDVEADLLILAAQKHAINAENAHRVRAGLVVEGGNLSSSDEAKEKVRASGTVLVPGVIANIGGAASAALAVTRVVPFDLSADARKAWVFDWVGDRVRRNTRDLLEIAAAHAGDPLPTLLTARRKDRS from the coding sequence ATGAGTTCCCCGAACGGCAATCCCATCACGGACGATCCCCAGGATCCGGCTTTCGTCGTCTCGCTGAACGGCAGCCAGGGATCCCTCAAGGGCTGGGTCGTCGTCGACTCGCTCTACGACGGTCTGGCCATGGGCGGCACCCGGATGACCCCCGGTGTCACCCAGGAGGAGGTGGCCGGCCTCGCCCGCGACATGACGCACAAGTTCACCCTCGCCGGCCTGCCCATCGGCGGCGCCAAGGCGGGCATCGTCGACGACGGCAGCGACCGCGAGGAGACCTTCCGCACCTTCGGCCGCACCGTCAAGCCGCTGCTGCACGGCGGCATCCACCTCGGCATCGACATGGGCGTCACGCCCCCCGACCGCGCCGTCTTCTTCGAGGAGGCCGGGTACGACCCGCGCTACCGGCTCGGCGCCCCGGACATGCCGATCGACTGGCGCACCTACTACGAGCCGCTGATCGACTGCACCGGGCACGGCGTCGGCGTCGCCGCGATCACCGCCCTGGAGGCGAGCGGCCGCAAGGGCCCGGCCCGGGTCGTGGTGCAGGGATTCGGCGCCGTGGGCCGTGCGGTCGCGCACTTCCTGGAGGAGCGCGGACACACCGTCGTCGGCGTGGCCGACGTCCAGGGCACCATCAGCGCGGACCGGCTGCCGGTCGCCGACCTCGTCGCGATCACCGACGAGTTCGGGAGGATCGACCGCTCCCGGCTGCCGCAGGGCGTCACCGTCTCCAACGAGCAGGACGCCTGGCTCGACGTGGAGGCCGACCTGCTGATCCTCGCGGCGCAGAAGCACGCGATCAACGCCGAGAACGCGCACCGCGTACGGGCCGGCCTGGTGGTCGAGGGCGGCAACCTCAGCTCCAGCGACGAGGCCAAGGAGAAGGTGCGGGCCTCCGGCACCGTCCTCGTCCCCGGCGTGATCGCCAACATCGGCGGGGCCGCCTCGGCCGCCCTGGCCGTCACCCGCGTCGTCCCCTTCGACCTGTCGGCGGACGCCCGCAAGGCGTGGGTCTTCGACTGGGTCGGCGACCGTGTGCGCCGCAACACCCGGGACCTCCTGGAGATCGCCGCGGCGCACGCCGGCGACCCCCTGCCGACCCTGCTCACCGCCCGCCGGAAGGACCGCTCGTGA
- the pdhA gene encoding pyruvate dehydrogenase (acetyl-transferring) E1 component subunit alpha, whose product MSTDAVQLLTPEGRRVRHPDYDIDLSHEELRGLYRDMVLARRVDGEGVTLQRQGELGLWPSLLGQEAAQVGSARALGAGDHVFPSYRDHAVALCREVDPVNLLAMFRGVNNGGWDPTERGFHLYTLVIGSQTLHATGYAMGVAKDGDETAVIAYFGDGATSQGDVSEAFNFAAVYNAPVVFFCQNNQWAISEPTERQTRVPIHRRAGGFGFPGVRVDGNDVLACLAVTRAALERARRGEGPMLVEAFTYRMGAHTTSDDPTKYRDSAEVEMWAGRDPIARLKAHLLDLGAADETYFDAVDQEAGELAQGLREQVRSMPAPDTEAIFEHVYAAPHALVDEERAAFRRYEASFAATGGN is encoded by the coding sequence GTGAGCACCGACGCCGTCCAGCTGCTCACCCCCGAGGGCCGGCGCGTCCGGCACCCCGACTACGACATCGACCTCAGCCACGAGGAACTGCGCGGCCTCTACCGTGACATGGTCCTCGCCCGCCGGGTCGACGGCGAGGGCGTCACCCTCCAGCGCCAGGGCGAGCTCGGCCTGTGGCCCTCGCTGCTCGGCCAGGAGGCCGCCCAGGTCGGCTCCGCCCGCGCCCTCGGCGCCGGCGACCACGTCTTCCCCAGCTACCGCGACCACGCCGTCGCGCTCTGCCGGGAAGTGGACCCGGTGAACCTGCTCGCCATGTTCCGGGGCGTCAACAACGGCGGCTGGGACCCCACCGAGCGCGGCTTCCACCTCTACACCCTGGTCATCGGCTCGCAGACGCTGCACGCCACCGGCTACGCGATGGGCGTCGCCAAGGACGGTGACGAGACCGCCGTGATCGCCTACTTCGGCGACGGCGCCACCAGCCAGGGCGACGTCAGCGAAGCGTTCAACTTCGCCGCCGTCTACAACGCGCCGGTGGTGTTCTTCTGCCAGAACAACCAGTGGGCGATCTCCGAGCCCACCGAGCGCCAGACCCGCGTCCCGATCCACCGGCGCGCCGGCGGCTTCGGCTTCCCCGGCGTCCGCGTCGACGGCAACGACGTCCTCGCCTGCCTGGCCGTGACCAGGGCGGCCCTGGAGCGGGCCCGCCGCGGCGAGGGCCCGATGCTCGTCGAGGCCTTCACCTACCGCATGGGCGCCCACACCACCTCCGACGATCCCACCAAGTACCGGGACTCCGCCGAGGTGGAGATGTGGGCGGGCCGGGACCCGATCGCCCGTCTCAAGGCCCATCTGCTCGATCTCGGCGCCGCCGACGAGACGTACTTCGACGCCGTCGACCAGGAGGCCGGCGAGCTGGCGCAGGGCCTTCGCGAGCAGGTCCGCTCCATGCCCGCCCCCGACACCGAGGCGATCTTCGAGCACGTCTACGCGGCCCCGCACGCACTGGTCGACGAGGAGCGCGCCGCGTTCCGCCGCTACGAGGCGTCCTTCGCCGCCACAGGAGGGAACTGA